A segment of the Sphingobacterium oryzagri genome:
ACTGCTCTTGCGCCTCGTTTCCGAGACACCAGATAAAAAGCGAGGGGTGATTTCGATCCCTTTTGATGTGGTCAATAAAATCACGTTCAAACCAATCATCCCAGTACAGGTGGTAATCAAATGGGTTTTTCTTTATTTTCCACACGTCAAATGTCTCACTCATCACCATAAAACCTAAGCTATCACACAAGTCGAGAAAACCAGTAGCCGCAGGATTATGGGAAGTGCGGATCGCGTTAACGCCCATCGATTTAAGCATCTCGAGCTGTCGCTTAGCTGCCTGCGGATGAAATGCTGCGCCCAAGGCGCCGAGATCACTGTGCATACACACGCCGCGTATCTTCCGCTGTTGTCCATTGAGGTAAAAACCGCTATCTGCATCAAAATGAAAATAGCGAATACCGGTTTTAAGCGTCAACTGGTCCAGGACATCAGCACCGCTGATGAGGGAGCAACGAACTTGATAGCAGTAAGGCGATTCGGGACTCCAAAGCTGAGGATGGCTGATCGTCACGCTATCCACAAACCGAGCTTGTTGCTGTCCGCGAATTTCACCAGCCAGTTTAGCCGTTTTTGTGGCGACGATCTTTCCGTCGCTATCCAGCACGTCCCAACGCAGCTGCGACGTGCCATTTAACTGTTCACCATGCATTACCGGCACGTCAAGCAGCAACGTTGCTTTTGTTTGATCTACATCGCGGCTTTTAACAAACAAATCGCCCAAATGAACCTTGTTTTTTACGATCAGGCTGACGTTTCTATAAATACCCGACCCGGTGTAAAAGCGTGCATTAGGTTGCGCGCTGTTATCTACCTTCACCAGCAGGATATTTTCGCGATTATCGTTGTGCAAGTATGTGGAGATGTCGTACTGAAAACCTATAAACCCATTAGGTCGCATGCCGAGGTATTGGCCGTTAAGCCAAACTTCGCTGCGCTCATAAACCCCTTCAAAAGCAATCGACACAAGCTGCTCGGCACGATAAGGCAACGTAAATGTTTTGGCGTACCAACCAATTCCGCCGGGAAGATAAGCGCCGCCGCTACCCGACAGATTCGTTTTATCAAACGACCCTTCGATACTCCAATCGTGCGGCAAGTTGAGCGATCGCCATGTGGAAAAATCGCGATCATCTCGATGCGCCGAGTCGTCGAGCAAAAACCTCCAGTCTTTGTTTAATTCAATTACTTCTCTATGCTGTGCATCAACGGCTAAACTTATCAAAATAAAAAGACCGATTATGGCGCAACGCAGATATTCCAGGTGTCTTATCATGGATTGCCTCTCCTTACACTGGCGTTACGTTGCGCTTGCAGCGCATTTTCATAATAGGCCTTGCTTACATAATTGTACACCAGATAGGCCGGGTCTTCACCCGAAAGTGCCTTATCCCGCAATACACCCAGCTGCATATAGTCTTCCGTGAGCGACATGATCCGAATATCACCCCAATCGACCACGTGCGTGTCGCGCTCGCGATTGTGTAAAGGCATGGCGCCGTTCATGCGCATGGTATAATTCTCGGTATCCAACATATATGTTCCGCGCTGCACACCACGATTGGCCAGCATTTTATGATCGACAACCACATTAGCGCCGCCTTTGAGCGAAAATGTCATCGTGCCATAATCGCCGGCAGCCATGAGCCAGGTGTTACTTTTGTATTCGGGTTTCCAATTCCAGGAATCCCCTTCCACCGTCTCGCCTTCGGTCACCGTGGCCCAGCTATCTGCCGTGCCGTAAAAGTACATCGGGCCTAGAAAATATGCGCTGGAACCTTGTGCATCGAGATCCAAATACCAGATCTTTTCCTGATCTACCCCGCCAGAGAGGAATGTCCATAACGCATTATCGACAAATCCAGCATAGAAATTCTCCACTTCGAATCTTGCCGTGTCGCCATACACGATACCACCGCGCGTCTGCACGCCAAATACCACCTCGTACGTGCCCGGAAATGCCATATTCAGCGTCACCTTTTTTTCTTGGCTTCTTCCTTGTGGGTGCTGCCACAGCGGGGTATACCGGCTTTCCATCAAACTGGTCAGATGGATAATATTCGGATTTGCGGCATCGTGTTCGATGGTATACGATGTTCCCTGTTTGATATCTGCCGCCTCCACATCTATCGCGCCAAGTTCGTATTTTTCGGGTGTGCACGCCGCCCAAAACAGGCAGCTCCAGCATAGTACAATGCACCAGTATATTGATCTTTTCATTATCATTTACGTGTTAATCTATTTATTAATCTTACTCATAAATACAACTACCAGCCTGCATTTTGCACCAGCAAACCACTTGAACGGGTGATCTGATTGCTCGGTATCTGCATAAAGCCTTTGGTAGCCACGAAGTTTTCGCGTCTTACGACTACTTGATCCGGAGCCGTTCCGCTGAGCACATTTTCCGTCATGACCAAGCTGGTTGCAGCAGTTTCCAAGCCTTGTCGCAAAAGATCCCAATAACGGATGCCCTCGAACGCAAATTCAAACTTCCTTTCCCGCAGAATGTTTGCTTTGGAAACGGCAAGTGGCGTGAAAGCCCCCTGGTGTGCCCTTCGCCGCACTTGATCGAAATAGCTTTGTGCATTTGCACTGCCTAGCTCAGCAGCCATCAGCAACACATCGGCATACCGGATAACAAAAAAATCCTGATCTTGTGAAATCTGAAAATCTTTCTCTCCGCCGGTGTTCGACGTACCATCGGGCAGCGCTGTGGGCGTATATTTTTTGTTCGCAAAGCCGGTATATTCGCGCTGATCTTTACTGTCGAAATTCGCGATACCTTCGCCTTCAATGTCAATAATGGATGCGACTTTTCTCGTATCACTGGCCGAAAATTCGTTGACAAATCGCCTGCTCACCGTTCCGCCTCCCCAACCTTGTCCATAAGGCGATGCATTGGTATTGCGCAAGCCCAATAATACCAACCACCTATTTCCATCGGTATTTCCATTATAATCTTGCGTACTGTTGAACTTCTGTGCAAAGACGACTTCACTGTTTCCCTCACCCGCATAGGTTGTCCTATCCAGTGTATTTTCTGCCGCATTGGGTTTATAGCTGGCCGCAGGCCACAACGATGCAAATGAGGATACCAACGCAAATTCGCCACTGGATATCGCTTCTTCCAAGCCAGCGAGTACTTGCGCTTTCGACACCGCAAGGTCCTCTTTTGCATAATATCCGGTGTAAAAAAGGTACACGCGGGCTAATAGTGCCTGAGCCGCGTAGCGCGTTGCACGACCATCGTTGACCGATGCACGGGCCTTCGGATAGGCATCTGCGGGGATATTTTCCATCGCAAAAATCAAATCGTCAACAATGACATCATAGGTTGCTTTGGCCTCCGCTTGCGGCACATTTTCCGTGGTCGGTTTAACCAATAAAGGCACCCGTTCGAAAAGCCTGACCAGATCGAAGTACAGCAGCCCGCGAAGAAATCGGGTTTCTCCTTCTATGCGTAATTTCGCGGCCGGGTTACTTGCAAAATCAGCCCCTTCCAGTTTTTCCAGCAAGATATTACAGCGGTAGATGGCCGCGTAATAATCCGTCCACGTCCCATCGAAAAGATTATTATCCGAAGGAGATTCGTTTTTGTCAAACCTGTCCAATACCTGATAGGCTCTGTTATCCGTATTTCCGGTTCCACCAAAAGAAACATCGGATAGAATATCAGCAACGACGTTGAAAGATAAGCTGCCGTTAGAAGCCGTGCGTTGGTAACCGTCATAACAGCCTACCAAGGCCATTTCTGCATCAGCTACATTTTTATAGAAGTTATTTTCGAGTACGTTTGTCATCGGCTCTACATCCAGAAAACTGGAAGAGCAGCTTGAAAAACACAGAAAGGACAATAATATTCCCGTAACCGTTATATTTTTTGTGTTCATAGCGTTTTAAAATTTAAAGTTTACCCCCATTAACCAACTTTTGGGACGTGGATAGTAACCCAGGTCGATACCCGATACCCAGCCGTCTGTACCGTAGCCTATCTCCGGGTCCATACCATCATATTTGGTGAACGTAAACAGGTTTTGCCCTTGCACATACACCCGTATCTGGTTTGCATATTTCCAATTGATCAAGTTGGAGAAATTGTATCCAAGCGTGATATTGCTTATCCGCAGAAAATCACCATCCTGGAGATAGAGGTCAGAAAACTGCCAGTTAACGTTGTTCTCCGTCACGCGGGGCATGGTATTAGACGTACCTTCTCCCGTCCATCGATCGAGAATGCGCGTGGTGTAATTGGCCTGTTTATTGGTGTGGTTACGATAGGATTGCACAATTTTATTGCCGGCCACACCATAAGCTTGCATAGACAGATCAAAATTTTTGTAATCCAGTCCAATTTGAAAACCGAAGGTAAAACTAGGTAAGCCAGAGCCAAGATCAATCTTATCCAAACTATTGATGAGGCCATCGCCATTCTGATCAACGTATTTCACATCCCCTGGCCTTGCGTTAGCTTGCAATACGCCATTCCCTTCTTGACGCCAGTTCGCTATATCAGCTTCGCTTTGGAAAATTCCCGCTGTTTGATAG
Coding sequences within it:
- a CDS encoding glycoside hydrolase family 2 TIM barrel-domain containing protein, coding for MIRHLEYLRCAIIGLFILISLAVDAQHREVIELNKDWRFLLDDSAHRDDRDFSTWRSLNLPHDWSIEGSFDKTNLSGSGGAYLPGGIGWYAKTFTLPYRAEQLVSIAFEGVYERSEVWLNGQYLGMRPNGFIGFQYDISTYLHNDNRENILLVKVDNSAQPNARFYTGSGIYRNVSLIVKNKVHLGDLFVKSRDVDQTKATLLLDVPVMHGEQLNGTSQLRWDVLDSDGKIVATKTAKLAGEIRGQQQARFVDSVTISHPQLWSPESPYCYQVRCSLISGADVLDQLTLKTGIRYFHFDADSGFYLNGQQRKIRGVCMHSDLGALGAAFHPQAAKRQLEMLKSMGVNAIRTSHNPAATGFLDLCDSLGFMVMSETFDVWKIKKNPFDYHLYWDDWFERDFIDHIKRDRNHPSLFIWCLGNEAQEQWHSVALGSSIPKRLAELVDSLDGTRPTVVANNELSTKNPVLSSQAVDLLGYNYNHLHWRSFPQDHPNRPLIITESVSALSTRGHYDNISIDTVRLWPSRWDIPFDGGNADKQISAYDHVRTPWGSTHEESLFLSERLPWVSGMYVWTGFDYLGEPTPYTWPARSSYFGIVDMAGFPKDVFYLYQSVWTTTPMLHILPHWNWSVGDTVDVVAYYNCADEVELLLNGKSLGKRAKADSLLHVSWKVPFAAGELKAISRSAGAVVKQAMVRTSGEPHALAIMQEQSASYEAHALAFVQVTVRDRKGTLVPRAAVNIRFEVEGAGELMATDNGNPTDTTSFGASERQTLNGKALAVVRKLGNSGEIRVKAEADGMKPVYLDIPLQKK
- a CDS encoding RagB/SusD family nutrient uptake outer membrane protein, encoding MNTKNITVTGILLSFLCFSSCSSSFLDVEPMTNVLENNFYKNVADAEMALVGCYDGYQRTASNGSLSFNVVADILSDVSFGGTGNTDNRAYQVLDRFDKNESPSDNNLFDGTWTDYYAAIYRCNILLEKLEGADFASNPAAKLRIEGETRFLRGLLYFDLVRLFERVPLLVKPTTENVPQAEAKATYDVIVDDLIFAMENIPADAYPKARASVNDGRATRYAAQALLARVYLFYTGYYAKEDLAVSKAQVLAGLEEAISSGEFALVSSFASLWPAASYKPNAAENTLDRTTYAGEGNSEVVFAQKFNSTQDYNGNTDGNRWLVLLGLRNTNASPYGQGWGGGTVSRRFVNEFSASDTRKVASIIDIEGEGIANFDSKDQREYTGFANKKYTPTALPDGTSNTGGEKDFQISQDQDFFVIRYADVLLMAAELGSANAQSYFDQVRRRAHQGAFTPLAVSKANILRERKFEFAFEGIRYWDLLRQGLETAATSLVMTENVLSGTAPDQVVVRRENFVATKGFMQIPSNQITRSSGLLVQNAGW